The genome window ATCTTTGGAAAGGGCAAGAACCTTTGTTGTCATCAGCCCTCCCGCAGTATCTGGAGGATATGGAAGTAGAAGCCTTATATCTTTTTGAAGTTCCTCTGGAAGATATTTTATTATATTATTTCTCTTTTCCGGAATAAGAAGAGTTAAAACATCCACAGCCTCATCCGGCTGTATATTTTTAAGAAGCTCTGCAGCGGACCCTGGTGCGAGAAGCTCAAGCAGCTCTGCCTGAACCTCCTCTTTAAGCTCTGGAAAGAATTCAGCGACTATTTTTGGCTCGAGCATTGTCAGGACTTCTCTTCTCTGACCTTCCTCCAGATTATGGATAAATTCACTCAAGTCAAATGGATGGAATTCTCTGACTTCCTTCTGGAATTCTTTCCATTTCTGTTCCTTCAAAAGTTTTATGAGCCTCTCAGCAACTTCATTTTTCAGGGCAATGCCTATCACTCCTCTTACTATTGACTACTTCTTACTAAGAATAAGAAGTAATAATAGTACGGTATGTTTCACTAGCTAAAAAATAATACTTAAGAAAACTATTGTAGCAACAGGAATGCTCAGATTGTCATCCACCGGAAGAGGCAGGCTCTCAACCAGCATGCCAATAAATGAAGCTGAAACAGAGATTATGACTGCATATAGTGGCGAAACTGCAAAAATCAGTACCTGTGCAAGAAAGATTCCTATAAAGGCAAAAGAAAAGCCTGCGACAGCACCTTCAATACTTTTATGTTTATTATATGGTATCTTATTTCTGCCAAACCTCACACCCACAAGTGTTGATGCAGAATCCCCCATAGCAAGAACCAGCACGGCACTGGCAAACATGAAGTAGGGCTTATTAAAAACTAACATAAGAATATAGGCAAGAAGTGCACCAGTATAGAATCTGAAAGTGCCCCTGCCAGGTGTAACTTTTGAACGTTCTCTTTCAGCCATGTCGATAAGCTGGGAGAATAATGGCAATTTAACTCCCTTTGAATACAGGGAAGCTACGAAATAGCCAATAGCAAGCATAATAGCCAAAAGAAAAGCAGGCGCCATATTACCAAAATAAATTTTTATTATCAGCAGATAAAACGGTGTAGCCAAACCTGACATATGTATAAATTGTCTTCTTGTTTCTAAATCCAAAATTTTCACCTCATAATGGGGGTTTTATTAAGTTAAGTAGAATAACCAGGCCAATAAAGATTGATATTGCCGAGGAAAATTTCTCTGCTCTGACATTTCTCATAAATCTGTTGAGTATGATTCTAAGTATGTGATGCCCGTCGGTGGCTGCAACACCAAAATGTATTGGAAGTAAGTTTACAAGGCCCACAATAAAATTAAGAAAGAAAACCCACCTGAACAGACTGATTAAGTCAAGAGGAAGGAAATTAACAATGTGGAAAATTCCTTTTTTAACTGGCAGAAAGGTTTCAATACCTATAAATCCTCTTTTGGGGTCATCCTTTCTTGGTGCCAGCGTAAGTATAAAGCTTCCCCGCTCTGTGGTTACTTTAATTTTCTCTCCCGGCTTCAGCTGTTTTAGGTTCTCATAAAAGTCCTTAAAGTTTTTTATAGGTGTACCTCTTATATCCATTATCATATCGCCTCTCTCAAGAACACCATAAGCGGGAGAACCCTTGACAACATTTACTACCTGTACACCTTCGCTTTGAAAAAAGGCATGCATGGCTAAAGGCGTTAAAGCAAAAAGCACAATGACAGCAAGAAACAGATTGGCAAAAGACCCTGCAGAATAAACGCGCAGCTGTGAAAGCCAGGGCTTCTTATTGAAGACTTCTTCCTCAGGCTCCACAAAAGCACCCAGAGGAATAACAAAGGCAAAAAATACACCCAGACTTTTAATCGGAATATCCTCAGCCCTAGCTAAAATACCATGTGAAAATTCATGAACAACAACTATAGTTACAAAGGCAAAAAGACCGTACCACAATGGTATTGTATAACCAGGTATAAGTAGCTGCGTTTTCATTGCAGGTATGTTTTTAAAATAGGTAAGATATATGGCATTAATAAGACTGAAGAGCATGAAAAACATGCCCAGGACTCCAACTATGACCATAAAGTTTCCTACAATCTTCCAGAACCTTTTATACTTACTAATCTTCTCGATAAATCCCTTTCCCTTTTCAGTCTTTACGAGGAGGAATATTGCATGCTTTTCAGCATTGATTTTACTTCTTTTCAATGCCTGAAGAAGAGAAAGCCAGAGGAGCAGAATGGCGAAGAAAACAATCTCATTTTTCGAAAGCTGTCCTTTCACAATCGTATAAGCGGTAGCTATAATAGAAACAACAATAAACCACTGCCAGTATTCCAGCTTTACTCTATTCATGATAATCTGGGCAATGAAACCACCCATTTCAATGGGTGGAGAATTGCCCTATCTCACCTCTTTTAAAATTGTATTTCTTTGCCATATTTCACCAACTCCACTTTCTTAATATTCGTGTTAATATGCTTGCCTGCTTTAGTTATAAGTCTAACCCACTTACCATAGTTAAATACTCCTTTCACTTTACATAATAATCCAACAGATTTCACTAAATCATTGGGTTGTAAACTTCTGTTATTCCTTCTTGTTGGGGTTACAACATAACTCCTGCTTCTTTTCTAATTCTTTCCACTAGCAAAAGCATCATTAACATGGCTTTTCTTTAACCCTATTTCAATCCTATCATGCTTTGTAATATACCCATAAGTCCAGTCACACTTCAGAGTATTTACAAGCCTCCATCTAATAATATTCATAAATGCAGTCGCTTTTAATGTTTGCTTTGCTTTCTTCTGATTACATTTATGACACGCTAAAGTCAGATTTGAAACTCTATCTGTTCCACCTCGGATTTTAGGTATAATGTGCTCAATTTCCATAGGAAGATTACTTTTCCCATAATAAGCACACTTATGCTTCCACTTCTCCAGCAGATATTCTCTTACTTCATAGCCCTGTAATTCACCCAGCTGGTATTCTACTCCTTTAATCTCTGGATTCTGGAGATTATGGGTATCAAAGCTCGCTACTTCTACTATCACTTTAGTTATAGGTAGTATCTTTTTCAGTTTTTCAATCAATCTCAGATGTGTGTTGAGTTTATGCTGAATAGAAGGTGTAAACCAGCCTTTTGCTATGCTACGATTATTGAATCTTGGCTTTCTATGCCATAATCTACTTCTTCGTGTTTGCCTGTAACTACTTCTCTGCTCCAGGAGTTTTGAGATTCTTTTTCGTATGGTTAACTCACCTGAAATCAATTCGCTTTTTTCTGTTACAGCACTGAAGCCAATTGTTGTGTATCCAGAATCTATGCCCAGTGTAAGAGCCTGTTTATTTTCACCTATTGGGTATTTTAGTTGTATGATAAAAGGACTTCGCTGGACTACTGTTGCCTTTTTTTGCTTCAAAAGTATCCTTGCCTTTCTCGGTCTTGTGGGCATTAATACTTCTCCACGCATATTTATGACAGGGACTCGCAAGTCCTGTCCACTCTTGCCATAGTGTAGGTCCTCATCGGAGTTGTTATTGGCCAGTACTGTGCAAGGCACACTGAGAGTTCCCTCTCTGTTTAATGTCTCACTTACAGAGCAGGGGGTTTGAAGGGCATCCCCTGATGTGTTCTTTAACTCTACCAATAACTTCTGCATTCTTTAATGCCTCCTAATCAACCGATTGCTCTTATTCCTCACGGGACAAGCCCCTCTTGCTTTAGCAGGGGGTGATTGACCTGACTACCTTTACGATACTGTGAGTGGAAAAGCCCATGACTTCAGTCGTAGGATGAGAGCGAACCATAGTTAATTATCATCATACAAATATATATAACTGTTAACCACATATGATAAATGGAAGATGAAAAGGACTAATACTTTCAACCTGAATCCGACAAAGGAGCAGGAGTCGAGACTATTTAAGTTAGCTGACAACTGCTCAAGAATGTATAATGAAATTAACTACAAAAGAAGGCAATCCTTTTTTGGTGGAGAAATAGATTGGAATACTGCTCAATTATATAAAAAATACATCAGGGTAGTGGGTTCTGCAACAGCACAGCAGATAATAATTAAGAACAATGAAGCTTGGAAATCTTTTTTCTTTCTGTTTAAGGGTAAGAAACAGGGTAAGCTACCAGAGAATATAAAAAAGATAGGAGTGCCAGGCTATTGGAAAGACAGAAAAACAGGTGAGCGAGATTTAAGGATTCTAATCAGAAATAATTGTTATAAATTAAGAGGTGACATACTAAAACTACCCTTTAAATTAGAAATAAAATGGAGAGGTAGAAATAAATGGTATGGCAAACAGGGAAGATTGGAAATAGCCTACGATAGACTCTCACGCAAATGGTATGCTTTTCAACCTGTGCTGGTAACTCCAGCACATCAACCAACTAAAAACAAAAAAGCATACGTTGACCTGGGAGTAAAAGTTCCAATCATGGCGTGGATTCCCGGAGAAAGAATATTTGGATACAGAGCCAATTCTATGCTAGCAGATTGGTGGTATTTAAACCACAGGATTGCTGAACACCAGTCCACTTTGAAGGAAGTAAACAACAGACATACATCAAAACATCTGAGTAAACTATACCGCAAAAGACAGAGAAGATTCAGAAGTCATATGAACAGGATTATAAAAGACTTTGTTAAGGTCTGCTGGCACAAAGGAGTTTCATACATAATCTGTGGAGACCTGAGAAATATACGAGACAGTGCTAAGTTCAACAAAAAAGCAAATTCAATGATTCACAACTTCTGGAGTATTGGATATATATTAAAAAGGCTTAAAGAAAAATCAGAAGGATATGGAATTAAAGTAACACCAGTAGATGAAAGAGAAACTTCCAGCGTTTGTCCTAGATGTCAGTCAAAACATATGGTGAAAAGGAAAAGGCTATTTAAATGCCTGGATTGTAAATTAGAAGCACATAGAGATGCTGTGGGTAGTGTGAATATAGGGCTCGCTCAGGGTGAAAGCTTCACATCTGCGGGAGTCATTAACAGGGTGGTGACACGCCCTTCGCTAAGTAATGTAGCGTAGAACCACACGACTTTAGTCGTGGGAGTATGTCAGCAAGTGTATTAATTTCTAATTATGGTGGTCATGATTTATATAACAACAGGTAATGTAGAGGAAGCAAAAAAAATAGCCAGGGTTGTTATAAGAAAACGGCTTGCTGCCTGTGCAAATATAATAGATGGCATTACCTCTATTTACTGGTGGAAGGGCAGAATGGAAGAAGAGAGCGAGGCTATTCTACTTCTGAAGACTTCTAAAGCAAGGGTTGATGCTCTGGTACATGAGGTTAGAGAGCTGCACAGTTATGATGTGCCTGATATTACAGTAATTCCCCTTGAGGGTGGGCTGGAGGAGTATCTGATGTGGATAAAAGAGGAGACGAGGAGCTTATAACATGGAAGATGTTTTATTCTGGGCAGATAGCAAAGCAAGAAAAATAACTGAAAGGGAGAAGTTCCATTATATTGATAGAGAGATTCCTGATTTTGATAAACTTACTATAAAGACAAGTGCAAGCATTTCAGGAGTTCTTCATATAGGAAGGCTCAGCGATACCATAAGAGCTGACTCGGTGTGCATAGCTCTTCAGGAGGCAGGCTATGACGCAGAACTTATATGGGTGGCAGAGGATATGGACCCTCTGAGGAAAATCCCTGAGGGCGTGCCCAGGAAGTTTGAGGAGTACATAGGCATGCCTGTAACCTCCGTACCTGACCCATGGGGATGTCACAGTAGTTATGCAGAGCATCATGTCAGTTCCTACTTTGAGGTTATTCAGAAATTTGTGAGAACAGATATTAAGGGGTATTCAATGCGTGATGAATACACCAGCGGAAGCTTCAAACCCTATATAAAAGAAATTCTCGAGAATAGAAACAGGGTAATAGAGATACTGAACAGATACAGGCAGAAACCCATTCCTCAAGGCTATAGCCCTTTTGTCCCTATATGCGAGAACTGCGGCAAGATTATCACCACAAGGGTTGATAAGTACGAGGAGGGAAAGGTGCATTATAGCTGCCAGGACTATAAATTTGAGAAGTACACTGCAAAAGGCTGTGGCCACATAGGTATAGCTGACCCCCTTAAAGACATGGGAAAACTCATGTGGAAGAGTGAGTGGGCTGCACAGTGGGCTCACTGGAAGGTAGTGAGTGAAGGTGCTGGCAAGGAATATGTTGTGCCTACGAGTGCATGGTGGGTCAATAGTGAGATAGCTGAAAAAATTTTTGGTTTTCCTATGCCTGTACCGATTTTCTATGAGCATTTGATGATTAACGGAGAGAAGATGAGTGCCTCTCTGGGCAATGTTGTTTACCCGAAGGACTGGCTTGAAGTGGCCCCTGCCCAGCTTCTTCGTTTCTTCTACAATAAAAAGCTAATGAAAACAAGAAGCTTCTCCTGGCAGGAACTTCCAAGGTTGTATGATGATTATGATAATCATGCCAGGGTCTACTCTGGCCTTGAAAAGGTAGGCAGTGAAAAAGAATTGAAGCACATGAAAAGGCTTTATGAAATTTCTCAGCTTGATACATTGGAAAATCCAAATCCTCTGCCTTTTTCCCACGCTGCAATGGTAGCCTCAGTCTATAAAGAAAAAGAAGATATAATATCTAGTTTGAAAAAATCCGGGCATTATAGAGAGGAGATGGAAGAACATATTTTGAGGAGAGTGGAATATGCCAGGGTATGGTTTGAGAAA of archaeon BMS3Bbin15 contains these proteins:
- the cutA gene encoding divalent-cation tolerance protein CutA translates to MVVMIYITTGNVEEAKKIARVVIRKRLAACANIIDGITSIYWWKGRMEEESEAILLLKTSKARVDALVHEVRELHSYDVPDITVIPLEGGLEEYLMWIKEETRSL
- the cas9_2 gene encoding CRISPR-associated endonuclease Cas9 encodes the protein MQKLLVELKNTSGDALQTPCSVSETLNREGTLSVPCTVLANNNSDEDLHYGKSGQDLRVPVINMRGEVLMPTRPRKARILLKQKKATVVQRSPFIIQLKYPIGENKQALTLGIDSGYTTIGFSAVTEKSELISGELTIRKRISKLLEQRSSYRQTRRSRLWHRKPRFNNRSIAKGWFTPSIQHKLNTHLRLIEKLKKILPITKVIVEVASFDTHNLQNPEIKGVEYQLGELQGYEVREYLLEKWKHKCAYYGKSNLPMEIEHIIPKIRGGTDRVSNLTLACHKCNQKKAKQTLKATAFMNIIRWRLVNTLKCDWTYGYITKHDRIEIGLKKSHVNDAFASGKN
- a CDS encoding putative transposase — protein: MKRTNTFNLNPTKEQESRLFKLADNCSRMYNEINYKRRQSFFGGEIDWNTAQLYKKYIRVVGSATAQQIIIKNNEAWKSFFFLFKGKKQGKLPENIKKIGVPGYWKDRKTGERDLRILIRNNCYKLRGDILKLPFKLEIKWRGRNKWYGKQGRLEIAYDRLSRKWYAFQPVLVTPAHQPTKNKKAYVDLGVKVPIMAWIPGERIFGYRANSMLADWWYLNHRIAEHQSTLKEVNNRHTSKHLSKLYRKRQRRFRSHMNRIIKDFVKVCWHKGVSYIICGDLRNIRDSAKFNKKANSMIHNFWSIGYILKRLKEKSEGYGIKVTPVDERETSSVCPRCQSKHMVKRKRLFKCLDCKLEAHRDAVGSVNIGLAQGESFTSAGVINRVVTRPSLSNVA
- a CDS encoding peptidase family M50, with protein sequence MGGFIAQIIMNRVKLEYWQWFIVVSIIATAYTIVKGQLSKNEIVFFAILLLWLSLLQALKRSKINAEKHAIFLLVKTEKGKGFIEKISKYKRFWKIVGNFMVIVGVLGMFFMLFSLINAIYLTYFKNIPAMKTQLLIPGYTIPLWYGLFAFVTIVVVHEFSHGILARAEDIPIKSLGVFFAFVIPLGAFVEPEEEVFNKKPWLSQLRVYSAGSFANLFLAVIVLFALTPLAMHAFFQSEGVQVVNVVKGSPAYGVLERGDMIMDIRGTPIKNFKDFYENLKQLKPGEKIKVTTERGSFILTLAPRKDDPKRGFIGIETFLPVKKGIFHIVNFLPLDLISLFRWVFFLNFIVGLVNLLPIHFGVAATDGHHILRIILNRFMRNVRAEKFSSAISIFIGLVILLNLIKPPL
- a CDS encoding cytidylyltransferase family protein, whose protein sequence is MDLETRRQFIHMSGLATPFYLLIIKIYFGNMAPAFLLAIMLAIGYFVASLYSKGVKLPLFSQLIDMAERERSKVTPGRGTFRFYTGALLAYILMLVFNKPYFMFASAVLVLAMGDSASTLVGVRFGRNKIPYNKHKSIEGAVAGFSFAFIGIFLAQVLIFAVSPLYAVIISVSASFIGMLVESLPLPVDDNLSIPVATIVFLSIIF
- the lysS gene encoding lysine--tRNA ligase — encoded protein: MEDVLFWADSKARKITEREKFHYIDREIPDFDKLTIKTSASISGVLHIGRLSDTIRADSVCIALQEAGYDAELIWVAEDMDPLRKIPEGVPRKFEEYIGMPVTSVPDPWGCHSSYAEHHVSSYFEVIQKFVRTDIKGYSMRDEYTSGSFKPYIKEILENRNRVIEILNRYRQKPIPQGYSPFVPICENCGKIITTRVDKYEEGKVHYSCQDYKFEKYTAKGCGHIGIADPLKDMGKLMWKSEWAAQWAHWKVVSEGAGKEYVVPTSAWWVNSEIAEKIFGFPMPVPIFYEHLMINGEKMSASLGNVVYPKDWLEVAPAQLLRFFYNKKLMKTRSFSWQELPRLYDDYDNHARVYSGLEKVGSEKELKHMKRLYEISQLDTLENPNPLPFSHAAMVASVYKEKEDIISSLKKSGHYREEMEEHILRRVEYARVWFEKYAPEIKSFLIDDLNDVRGKLSEEQIIFLGKLGEVVSNSDMSGEELQQKIYEIAQELGVPLKAAFQSIYLVTLDKAYGPKAGMFLASLPRKWVVKRLEDAAS